The following proteins are co-located in the Camelina sativa cultivar DH55 chromosome 12, Cs, whole genome shotgun sequence genome:
- the LOC104730753 gene encoding sufE-like protein 1, chloroplastic/mitochondrial produces MAAAAMSCAASLRLIPFKPTLFASSVQYPAKALILRPLKPSELPSLRRTIITFQKISTGNIRPPLASSSPSSSEDYQPIEELPPKLQEIVNLFQSVQEPRAKYRQLIFYGEHLKPLDPRFKTRENKVEGCVSQVWVRAFFDDQRNVVYEADSDSSITKGLAALLVQGLSGRPVPEILRVTPDFALLLGLQQSLSPSRNNGFLNMLKLMQKKALNLEVKGEEGSSSGESLESSFVPTPETNGGASVVDNDTEDLGAEDSDSGSNVVALGSRGMRMRERLEKELNPVELEVEDVSYQHAGHAAVRGSAGDDGETHFNLRIVSDAFQGKSLVKRHRLIYDLLQEELKNGLHALSIVAKTPAEV; encoded by the coding sequence ATGGCAGCAGCAGCGATGTCTTGCGCTGCGTCGCTTCGTCTAATCCCGTTCAAACCAACCTTGTTTGCTTCTTCAGTCCAATACCCGGCCAAAGCTCTAATTTTGCGACCGCTTAAACCGTCGGAGCTCCCTTCACTTCGTCGGACGATCATCACTTTCCAGAAAATTTCAACCGGAAACATTCGTCCACCATTAGCTTCGTCATCTCCGTCGAGTTCTGAAGACTATCAACCAATCGAAGAGCTTCCTCCGAAGCTACAAGAGATCGTCAACCTATTCCAATCGGTACAAGAGCCGAGAGCTAAATACAGGCAGCTTATATTCTACGGTGAACATCTCAAGCCACTAGATCCTCGTTTCAAGACTAGGGAGAATAAAGTTGAAGGTTGCGTTTCTCAGGTTTGGGTTAGGGCTTTCTTTGATGACCAACGCAACGTTGTCTATGAAGCTGATTCTGATTCGTCTATCACTAAAGGCTTAGCTGCTCTTTTAGTTCAAGGTTTATCTGGTAGACCTGTCCCTGAGATTTTGAGGGTTACTCCTgattttgctcttcttcttggtttgcaGCAGAGTCTGTCTCCTTCTAGAAACAATGGATTCCTTAATATGCTTAAGTTGATGCAGAAAAAGGCTTTAAATTTGGAAGTCAAAGGTGAGGAAGGTTCAAGTTCTGGAGAGAGTTTAGAATCTAGCTTCGTACCTACTCCTGAAACAAACGGTGGAGCAAGTGTTGTTGACAATGATACGGAGGATTTGGGAGCTGAAGATTCTGATAGTGGGTCAAATGTTGTTGCTTTAGGGAGTAGAGGGATGAggatgagagagagattggagaAGGAGTTGAATCCTGTTGAGTTAGAAGTTGAAGATGTTTCTTACCAGCACGCAGGGCATGCTGCTGTTAGAGGTAGTGCTGGTGATGATGGGGAAACACATTTCAACTTGCGAATCGTTTCGGATGCTTTCCAAGGTAAAAGCTTGGTCAAGAGGCATAGGCTGATTTATGACTTGTTGCAAGAGGAGTTAAAGAACGGGTTACATGCTCTCTCTATTGTGGCTAAGACTCCGGCTGAGGTTTGA
- the LOC104730754 gene encoding protein YLS9-like has protein sequence MPKLPPLPPPPRLQPSETPPWETPSSVWYTPRTTPWRTPQSTLSTPVSQVVLTKPATVRFNSLDTEPRKDADRVILRQPRNSKTSLWIWCVAGLCFVFSLFLIFLGIATLIVFLAIRPRTPVFDIPNANLHTIYFDSPVFFNGDLSMLVNFTNPNKKIDVRFEKLGIELFFFNRLIAQQVVQPFSQKKRETRLEPIHLISSLVCLPVNHAVELRRQVQNNKIEYEIRGTFKVRAHFGMIHYSYLLQGRCQLQMTGPPTGILISRSCTTKKQ, from the coding sequence ATGCCAAAGCTAccacctcttcctcctccaccgcGGTTGCAACCGTCCGAAACGCCGCCATGGGAGACGCCATCTTCTGTTTGGTATACTCCAAGAACCACGCCATGGAGAACACCACAAAGCACGCTGTCAACACCAGTTAGCCAAGTGGTCTTAACAAAGCCAGCAACGGTTAGATTCAACAGTCTTGATACAGAGCCGAGGAAAGATGCAGATAGGGTGATTCTCCGGCAGCCACGGAATAGCAAGACTAGTCTGTGGATATGGTGTGTTGCcggtttgtgttttgtgttcagCCTTTTTCTTATCTTCCTTGGGATTGCTACTCTGATTGTGTTTCTTGCGATTAGACCAAGAACACCTGTTTTTGACATCCCCAACGCCAACCTACACACGATCTACTTTGACTCTCCCGTGTTTTTCAATGGCGATTTGTCGATGCTGGTGAACTTTACCAACCCTAATAAGAAGATTGACGTGAGGTTTGAGAAGCTTGGGattgagctcttcttcttcaatagaTTGATTGCACAGCAAGTGGTCCAGCCCTTCTCTCAGAAAAAGCGCGAGACGAGGTTGGAACCAATCCATTTGATCTCTAGTTTGGTATGCTTGCCTGTAAACCACGCGGTGGAACTCAGGAGACAGGTGCAAAACAACAAGATAGAATATGAAATTAGAGGTACCTTCAAAGTCAGAGCTCATTTTGGAATGATTCATTACTCTTATCTGCTACAAGGGAGGTGCCAACTTCAGATGACCGGTCCACCAACCGGAATCCTGATATCTCGTAGCTGCACGACGaagaaacaatga